In one window of Nocardiopsis aegyptia DNA:
- a CDS encoding acyl-CoA dehydrogenase family protein: MSDETLASAAEDVSVLAAQYATQMESARRLDPAVVKTMLDAGFARHFVPVRHGGREGTFEELTEAVAVVGEGCTSTAWCASLTAHVARMAAHLPEEGCAQLWAEGPDPLIVASLTPIGTAEKVDGGWRLSGTWPFISAVDHCDWALLGAKATLDGEPAPQMLAVRRSDLRTEDTWANVGMAATGSNTVTMTDVFVPDALSMSRTDLFAGRPAASTAVCHTVPMQATTTMFAAPALGAARGALKSWTGYAEGKIRAAASAPPALPGMPTFNRATYDVTLTRSAGEIDAAAALLRNASVLADLGPRITVEETMRSWRDCALATEMLVTVTNRLFRGVGTTGQTMSNPVQRFWRDVNSAAGHMALKFESASSAWSAQVIQA, from the coding sequence ATGTCGGACGAAACACTGGCTTCGGCGGCCGAGGACGTCTCCGTCCTGGCCGCGCAGTACGCGACCCAGATGGAGAGCGCGCGCCGACTCGACCCGGCCGTCGTCAAGACGATGCTCGACGCCGGATTCGCACGGCACTTCGTCCCCGTCCGCCACGGCGGGCGCGAGGGCACCTTCGAGGAGCTGACCGAGGCCGTCGCCGTCGTGGGCGAGGGGTGCACCTCCACCGCGTGGTGCGCCTCCCTCACCGCGCACGTCGCCCGGATGGCGGCCCACCTGCCCGAGGAGGGCTGCGCGCAGCTGTGGGCGGAGGGCCCCGACCCGCTCATCGTGGCCTCGCTGACGCCCATCGGTACCGCGGAGAAGGTGGACGGCGGGTGGCGGCTGTCGGGGACGTGGCCGTTCATCAGCGCCGTCGACCACTGCGACTGGGCGCTGCTGGGCGCCAAGGCCACCCTGGACGGCGAGCCCGCGCCGCAGATGCTCGCGGTCCGGCGGTCGGACCTGCGCACGGAGGACACCTGGGCCAACGTCGGCATGGCGGCCACCGGCAGCAACACGGTGACCATGACGGACGTGTTCGTGCCCGACGCCCTGTCGATGAGCCGCACGGACCTGTTCGCCGGCCGTCCGGCCGCCTCCACGGCCGTCTGCCACACCGTCCCGATGCAGGCCACCACGACGATGTTCGCGGCCCCCGCGCTGGGCGCGGCCCGCGGCGCGCTCAAGAGCTGGACCGGCTACGCGGAGGGCAAGATCCGCGCGGCGGCCTCGGCCCCGCCGGCCCTCCCGGGCATGCCGACGTTCAACCGGGCCACCTACGACGTCACGCTGACGCGTTCGGCCGGCGAGATCGACGCGGCCGCGGCGCTGCTCCGCAACGCCTCCGTGCTCGCCGACCTCGGCCCGCGGATCACCGTGGAGGAGACGATGCGCAGCTGGCGCGACTGCGCGCTCGCCACGGAGATGCTCGTGACCGTCACCAACCGCCTCTTCCGCGGTGTGGGCACCACCGGCCAGACCATGAGCAACCCCGTCCAGCGCTTCTGGCGCGACGTCAACTCCGCGGCCGGGCACATGGCCCTGAAGTTCGAGTCGGCCTCCAGCGCCTGGTCCGCGCAGGTCATCCAGGCCTGA
- a CDS encoding acetyl-CoA carboxylase biotin carboxylase subunit codes for MFSKVLIANRGEIAVRVARACRELGVPSVAVHSTADRDSMVCRLADEAVQIGPAPAARSYLDPAAVLQAAAQTGADAIHPGYGFLSESPDFAEACEEEGITLVGPPADVMAVLGDKASARALMSKAGLPLLPGSIDPLDAPEAEELAREIGFPVIVKAAAGGGGRGMTVVRGPERFAEEFRRTQATAQILFGDGRVYVERYLERSRHVEVQVLCDGRGGAIHLGERDCSVQRRHQKLIEESPAPNLPEGLAERIRASAVEGALAAGYVGAGTFEFLVSPEGEYYFMEVNCRIQVEHPVTEIATGVDLVREQIRIAAGAPLELAQEDVRLRGAAIECRVNAENPDLDFVPAPGRVEEFVPPGGPFVRVDTHVSTGYSIPPHYDSLLAKVIVWAPDRDQAIARMRGSLNEFVVSGPGVHTTRGFLDRVLADDRFRAAEHSTALVAQILDAGEEGGEPA; via the coding sequence GTGTTCTCTAAGGTCCTCATCGCCAACCGCGGGGAGATCGCCGTGCGGGTGGCGCGCGCCTGCCGCGAGCTGGGGGTGCCCTCGGTGGCCGTCCACTCCACGGCGGACCGCGACTCCATGGTGTGCCGCCTGGCCGACGAGGCCGTCCAGATCGGCCCCGCCCCCGCCGCGCGCAGCTACCTGGACCCGGCCGCCGTCCTCCAGGCGGCGGCGCAGACGGGGGCGGACGCCATCCACCCCGGCTACGGCTTCCTGTCGGAGTCGCCGGACTTCGCCGAGGCCTGTGAGGAGGAGGGGATCACCCTCGTCGGTCCCCCGGCCGACGTCATGGCGGTGCTGGGCGACAAGGCGTCCGCGCGGGCGCTGATGTCCAAGGCCGGCCTGCCCCTGCTGCCCGGCAGCATCGACCCGCTCGACGCCCCCGAGGCCGAGGAGCTGGCCCGCGAGATCGGCTTCCCGGTGATCGTCAAGGCGGCGGCCGGCGGCGGCGGGCGCGGGATGACCGTCGTGCGCGGCCCGGAGCGCTTCGCCGAGGAGTTCCGGCGCACGCAGGCCACGGCGCAGATCCTCTTCGGCGACGGCCGCGTCTACGTGGAGCGCTACCTGGAGCGGTCGCGGCACGTGGAGGTGCAGGTGCTCTGCGACGGCCGGGGCGGCGCGATCCACCTGGGCGAGCGCGACTGCAGTGTGCAGCGGCGGCACCAGAAGCTCATCGAGGAGTCGCCGGCGCCCAACCTCCCCGAGGGGTTGGCCGAGCGGATCCGCGCCTCCGCCGTGGAGGGCGCGCTGGCCGCCGGGTACGTCGGCGCGGGCACGTTCGAGTTCCTGGTCTCCCCCGAGGGCGAGTACTACTTCATGGAGGTGAACTGCCGGATCCAGGTGGAGCACCCGGTGACGGAGATCGCGACGGGGGTCGACCTGGTGCGCGAGCAGATCCGGATCGCCGCGGGGGCTCCGCTGGAGCTGGCGCAGGAGGACGTCCGGCTTCGCGGCGCGGCCATCGAGTGCCGCGTCAACGCCGAGAACCCGGACCTGGACTTCGTCCCGGCGCCGGGCCGGGTGGAGGAGTTCGTGCCGCCCGGCGGCCCGTTCGTGCGGGTGGACACCCACGTGAGCACGGGGTACTCGATCCCGCCGCACTACGACTCGCTGCTGGCCAAAGTCATCGTGTGGGCGCCCGACCGCGACCAGGCCATCGCGCGGATGCGCGGGTCCCTGAACGAATTCGTGGTCTCCGGTCCCGGGGTGCACACGACGCGGGGGTTCCTCGACCGGGTGCTGGCCGACGACCGGTTCCGCGCGGCGGAGCACTCGACGGCGCTCGTGGCCCAGATCCTCGACGCCGGGGAGGAGGGCGGCGAGCCGGCCTGA
- a CDS encoding DUF6081 family protein produces MRRGRRRALAGIATASSASLLLATGVVPAAAEEGATGWDRDKNPRRPYVMVWDDYSEGFDAEGEDAKWWMLQNGHYVGDDGIVSTESGDLNVAASGTNPETGEPAFVNTMAQEEDNGGIRGDLDHVKWLAYANHQASTGHTGFDAVPGRELSCQTTMSGQMYGVEDHPFGQRVINAQDDLRLASVGLTVHDVETDMLFEFLFTNEQVYVFYERLAASRPELGYYASYLYTIPVADRRPEDEHEFRVSYDRRAGEVEWYLDDELVFDVDDIGPRLDEEYDEYLMLDHGGVEESVEPRQLACGVGSFTIVDGAQPGTDGEGLVKLSTSENHYFDPVLGEPEPMRFMDEESLESNRIWGQGAEFTASPLVVSSLPARR; encoded by the coding sequence ATGCGACGAGGACGCCGACGCGCCCTGGCGGGCATCGCCACCGCCTCCAGCGCCTCCCTGCTCCTGGCCACGGGCGTGGTCCCGGCCGCCGCCGAGGAGGGCGCGACCGGATGGGACAGGGACAAGAACCCGCGCAGGCCGTACGTGATGGTCTGGGACGACTACAGCGAGGGATTCGACGCCGAGGGAGAGGACGCCAAGTGGTGGATGCTCCAGAACGGGCACTACGTCGGTGACGACGGCATCGTCTCGACCGAGTCCGGCGACCTGAACGTGGCCGCCAGCGGGACCAACCCCGAGACCGGCGAGCCCGCGTTCGTCAACACCATGGCCCAGGAGGAGGACAACGGCGGCATCCGCGGCGACCTCGACCACGTCAAGTGGCTCGCCTACGCCAACCACCAGGCCTCCACCGGCCACACCGGCTTCGACGCCGTTCCGGGCCGTGAGCTGTCCTGCCAGACCACGATGTCGGGCCAGATGTACGGCGTCGAGGACCACCCCTTCGGTCAGCGGGTGATCAACGCCCAGGACGACCTGCGCCTGGCCTCGGTCGGCCTCACGGTCCACGACGTCGAGACCGACATGCTGTTCGAGTTCCTCTTCACCAACGAGCAGGTCTACGTCTTCTACGAGCGCCTGGCCGCCTCCCGGCCCGAGCTCGGCTACTACGCCTCCTACCTCTACACGATCCCCGTCGCCGACCGTCGGCCGGAGGACGAGCACGAGTTCAGGGTCTCCTACGACCGCCGGGCCGGCGAGGTCGAGTGGTACCTGGACGACGAGCTGGTGTTCGACGTCGACGACATCGGCCCGCGCCTGGACGAGGAGTACGACGAGTACCTGATGCTCGACCACGGCGGCGTGGAGGAGTCCGTCGAGCCGCGCCAGCTGGCGTGCGGCGTCGGCTCGTTCACCATCGTGGACGGCGCGCAGCCCGGCACCGACGGCGAGGGCCTGGTCAAGCTCTCCACCTCGGAGAACCACTACTTCGACCCGGTCCTGGGTGAGCCCGAGCCGATGCGCTTCATGGACGAGGAGAGCCTGGAGAGCAACCGCATCTGGGGCCAGGGCGCCGAGTTCACCGCGTCCCCGCTCGTGGTGTCCAGCCTGCCCGCCCGCCGCTGA
- a CDS encoding DoxX family protein, which produces MNKELARDIGILIGRLGVGFVLLAYGWQKLADWGVSGTAEIMAGGGVPMPMVSAYIATFVELAAGTAFIVGAAMPLAGLAAAGTMAGAFLFVHMGSGVYVDQNGWGFVLVIGVSCLMLAATGSGRFGIDPLVASRFRDRRKAPAHST; this is translated from the coding sequence ATGAACAAGGAACTCGCCCGCGACATCGGCATCCTCATCGGCCGCCTGGGCGTCGGCTTCGTCCTCCTCGCCTACGGCTGGCAGAAGCTGGCGGACTGGGGCGTGTCCGGTACCGCGGAGATCATGGCGGGCGGCGGCGTGCCGATGCCGATGGTCAGCGCCTACATCGCGACCTTCGTCGAGCTCGCCGCCGGCACCGCCTTCATCGTGGGCGCGGCCATGCCGCTGGCGGGCCTGGCCGCCGCGGGCACCATGGCCGGCGCCTTCCTCTTCGTCCACATGGGCTCGGGGGTCTACGTCGACCAGAACGGCTGGGGCTTCGTCCTCGTGATCGGCGTCAGCTGCCTGATGCTCGCCGCCACCGGGTCCGGCCGGTTCGGGATCGACCCGCTGGTGGCGAGCCGGTTCCGGGACCGGCGCAAGGCCCCGGCGCACAGCACCTGA
- a CDS encoding intradiol ring-cleavage dioxygenase, whose translation MPDPNDHQATRRTVLRMVGTGTAAAGLSACSPGGESAPDASGGTGAPAAPDAAPGTTPTCVLTPEGTEGPYYLDLDLVRADIAEGRPGVPLRLRTTVVDAEACTPIPDAEVDIWHADATGVYSGMSSEGTEGERFLRGVQITDEEGAVEFETVYPGWYDRRTNHIHVKVHVDGDVVHTGQLYFGDDVNAAVAETDPYAGRGAQETTNDSDMFASSIGPESTLDVTGSTEEGYEAAIVLGIQP comes from the coding sequence ATGCCCGATCCGAACGACCACCAGGCCACCCGCCGCACCGTCCTGAGGATGGTGGGGACCGGAACGGCCGCCGCCGGCCTGAGCGCCTGCTCGCCCGGCGGGGAGTCCGCCCCGGACGCGTCGGGAGGGACGGGGGCGCCCGCGGCGCCGGACGCCGCCCCGGGCACGACGCCCACGTGCGTGCTCACCCCGGAGGGGACCGAGGGGCCCTACTACCTGGACCTGGACCTGGTCCGCGCCGACATCGCCGAGGGGCGGCCCGGCGTCCCGCTGCGCCTGCGCACCACGGTCGTGGACGCCGAGGCCTGCACGCCCATCCCCGACGCCGAGGTCGACATCTGGCACGCCGACGCGACCGGCGTGTACTCGGGGATGTCCTCCGAGGGCACCGAGGGGGAGCGGTTCCTGCGCGGCGTGCAGATCACCGACGAGGAGGGCGCGGTCGAGTTCGAGACCGTCTACCCCGGCTGGTACGACCGGCGCACCAACCACATCCACGTCAAGGTGCACGTCGACGGCGACGTCGTGCACACCGGCCAGCTCTACTTCGGCGACGACGTCAACGCCGCCGTGGCGGAGACCGACCCCTACGCGGGGCGCGGCGCGCAGGAGACCACCAACGACAGCGACATGTTCGCGTCGAGCATCGGGCCCGAGTCGACGCTCGACGTGACCGGATCGACCGAGGAGGGCTACGAGGCCGCCATCGTCCTCGGGATCCAGCCCTAG
- a CDS encoding lipocalin-like domain-containing protein has product MTDDDLIGAWRLLSYHDIDEGTGTLGEGPLGPHPRGILIYDPSGHMTVGMMRGTPDAEAPAARRTAPLTTYMGYAGTWSLDGATVVHSVEVSSHLHMVGTEQVRDAALDGRRLTLYGTAVMGERRQRRVLLWEREDQS; this is encoded by the coding sequence ATGACCGACGACGACCTGATCGGCGCGTGGCGGCTGCTCTCCTACCACGACATCGACGAGGGCACCGGCACCCTCGGCGAGGGCCCGCTCGGCCCCCACCCGCGCGGCATCCTCATCTACGACCCTTCCGGGCACATGACCGTCGGCATGATGCGCGGGACGCCGGACGCCGAGGCGCCCGCCGCCCGGCGCACAGCCCCGCTCACCACCTACATGGGGTACGCGGGCACCTGGAGCCTGGACGGCGCGACCGTCGTCCACAGCGTGGAGGTCAGTTCCCACCTCCACATGGTCGGCACCGAGCAGGTCCGCGACGCCGCCCTGGACGGGCGCCGGCTCACCCTGTACGGCACCGCGGTCATGGGCGAACGGCGACAGCGCCGCGTCCTGCTGTGGGAACGCGAGGACCAGTCCTGA
- a CDS encoding nuclear transport factor 2 family protein, whose protein sequence is MTYPHAALYAEVQHFYARQMSLLDAVKLEGYAGTFTEDAEFGHTPGREPARTRAGIVRDLVAFHRKFEDDPQQRRHMFTMVDIDPQDDGSVVSTCYALITTTRPGQAPEVVRTCVVHDVLVRGEDGGLLNRSRHVDHDGHGAAA, encoded by the coding sequence ATGACCTATCCGCACGCCGCCCTCTACGCCGAGGTCCAGCACTTCTACGCCCGCCAGATGAGCCTGCTCGACGCCGTCAAGCTGGAGGGCTACGCGGGCACGTTCACCGAGGACGCCGAGTTCGGGCACACCCCGGGCCGCGAGCCCGCCCGCACCCGCGCCGGGATCGTCCGCGACCTGGTCGCCTTCCACCGCAAGTTCGAGGACGACCCGCAGCAGCGCCGGCACATGTTCACCATGGTCGACATCGACCCCCAGGACGACGGCAGCGTCGTGTCCACCTGCTACGCCCTCATCACGACCACGCGGCCGGGGCAGGCGCCCGAGGTGGTGCGCACCTGCGTCGTGCACGACGTCCTGGTCCGCGGCGAGGACGGCGGCCTGCTCAACCGCTCCCGCCACGTGGACCACGACGGCCACGGCGCAGCCGCCTGA
- a CDS encoding flavodoxin family protein encodes MTSTSVSVAVVYHSGFGHTARLAQYVEEGAADVPGTTTHLISVDGMEDSHWAALDAADAIVFGAPTYMGSASPAFHTFAYESGKRWVEQAWEGKIAAGFTNSSSKSGDKVHTLHYFTLLAAQHGMHWVGLGLMPGWNYSHKTEDDLNRLGVWLGAAAQSNGDEGADAMSKSDLATGAHLGRRVADHAHLLARGRRGA; translated from the coding sequence ATGACCAGCACCTCGGTCTCGGTCGCCGTCGTCTACCACAGCGGGTTCGGGCACACGGCCAGGCTCGCCCAGTACGTCGAGGAGGGGGCCGCCGACGTCCCGGGCACCACCACGCACCTGATCTCCGTCGACGGGATGGAGGACTCCCACTGGGCGGCCCTCGACGCCGCCGACGCCATCGTCTTCGGGGCGCCCACCTACATGGGCAGCGCGAGCCCGGCCTTCCACACCTTCGCCTACGAGTCCGGCAAGCGCTGGGTGGAGCAGGCCTGGGAGGGCAAGATCGCCGCCGGGTTCACCAACTCCTCGTCCAAGAGCGGGGACAAGGTCCACACGCTGCACTACTTCACGCTGCTGGCCGCCCAGCACGGCATGCACTGGGTCGGTCTGGGCCTGATGCCCGGCTGGAACTACAGCCACAAGACGGAGGACGACCTCAACCGGCTGGGGGTCTGGCTGGGGGCCGCCGCGCAGTCCAACGGCGACGAGGGCGCGGACGCCATGAGCAAGTCCGACCTGGCGACCGGCGCCCACCTCGGCCGGCGCGTCGCCGACCACGCGCACCTGCTCGCCCGCGGGCGCCGCGGCGCCTGA
- a CDS encoding DUF397 domain-containing protein, whose product MSGNSRTSWTVIARPPGRRSRRRGRVRRRVGGSPGPGSSQPTGGNCLEVADLPSGAAVRDSQNPAAGHLEVPSAEWSALLASVRFS is encoded by the coding sequence ATGTCGGGCAACTCGCGCACTTCGTGGACCGTCATCGCCAGGCCTCCCGGACGTCGTAGTCGACGGCGAGGTCGGGTTCGGCGCCGAGTCGGCGGATCGCCTGGGCCAGGGTCCAGCCAGCCGACCGGCGGCAACTGCCTCGAGGTCGCCGACCTGCCCTCCGGGGCGGCCGTGCGCGACTCCCAGAACCCGGCCGCCGGGCACCTGGAAGTCCCGTCCGCCGAGTGGTCGGCGCTTCTCGCCAGCGTCCGCTTCTCCTAG
- a CDS encoding acetyl-CoA carboxylase biotin carboxyl carrier protein, with the protein MTLDVTEHDTAGAAAGGPGTDGDPREVGAALDLVRGTMLDLLSGSPHPPSALRVHAGGVTIEAEWPSAATSGAAPVAAVAAPAVPAGDPAPPTQAAPATAADVPAGVRVASPAVGVLYLSPAPGEPPFVEEGDTVAEGRQVAIVEVMKLMIPVRTETAGRVVRVLKEDAAPVEFDEPLFVIDPAG; encoded by the coding sequence ATGACACTCGACGTAACGGAGCACGACACGGCCGGGGCCGCGGCGGGCGGTCCGGGCACCGACGGGGACCCACGAGAGGTGGGCGCGGCGCTCGACCTGGTGCGCGGCACCATGCTGGACCTGCTGTCGGGCTCGCCGCACCCGCCCAGCGCCCTGCGGGTGCACGCGGGCGGCGTCACCATCGAGGCCGAGTGGCCCTCGGCGGCCACGTCCGGCGCCGCCCCGGTGGCGGCGGTCGCCGCGCCCGCGGTCCCGGCCGGGGATCCCGCCCCGCCGACCCAGGCCGCGCCCGCCACGGCCGCCGACGTCCCCGCCGGTGTGCGGGTGGCCTCCCCCGCGGTCGGCGTCCTGTACCTGTCCCCCGCTCCGGGTGAACCGCCCTTCGTCGAGGAGGGCGACACGGTCGCCGAGGGTCGGCAGGTGGCGATCGTGGAGGTGATGAAGCTGATGATCCCGGTGCGGACGGAGACCGCGGGGCGGGTGGTGCGCGTGCTCAAGGAGGACGCCGCCCCCGTGGAGTTCGACGAACCGCTGTTCGTCATCGATCCGGCGGGCTGA
- a CDS encoding SDR family NAD(P)-dependent oxidoreductase translates to MPDTNRQVALVTGATSGIGLEICTTLAQRGLSVYLCSRREEAVAEVVGDLRAKGLDVDGRACDVTSPEDVADLVRACTERFGRVDVLVNNAGRPGGGATAEIADDLWYDVINTNLNSVFLVTKAVLNAGMLERGQGRIINIASTGGKQGVVHAAPYSASKHGVVGFSKALGLELAPTGITVNAVCPGFVETPMAERVREHYAGIWKVDEDEVHSRISARVPIGRYVEPYEVAAMVEYLIGEGAGAVTAQALNVCGGLGNY, encoded by the coding sequence ATGCCCGACACCAACCGACAGGTGGCTCTCGTCACGGGAGCGACCAGCGGCATCGGCCTGGAGATCTGCACGACCCTCGCCCAGCGGGGACTGAGCGTCTACCTGTGCTCCCGCCGGGAGGAGGCCGTGGCCGAGGTCGTGGGCGACCTGCGCGCCAAGGGCCTGGACGTGGACGGCCGGGCCTGCGACGTGACCTCGCCCGAGGACGTCGCCGACCTGGTGCGGGCGTGCACCGAGCGCTTCGGCCGGGTGGACGTCCTGGTGAACAACGCCGGGCGCCCCGGCGGCGGCGCCACCGCCGAGATCGCCGACGACCTCTGGTACGACGTCATCAACACCAACCTCAACAGCGTGTTCCTGGTGACCAAGGCGGTGCTCAACGCGGGGATGCTGGAGCGCGGCCAGGGCCGGATCATCAACATCGCCTCCACCGGCGGCAAGCAGGGCGTCGTGCACGCGGCCCCCTACTCGGCCTCCAAGCACGGTGTCGTGGGCTTCAGCAAGGCCCTGGGCCTGGAGCTGGCCCCCACGGGCATCACCGTCAACGCCGTGTGCCCCGGCTTCGTCGAGACGCCCATGGCCGAGCGGGTCCGCGAGCACTACGCGGGGATCTGGAAGGTGGACGAGGACGAGGTGCACTCCCGGATCAGCGCCCGGGTGCCGATCGGCCGCTACGTGGAGCCCTACGAGGTCGCCGCGATGGTCGAGTACCTCATCGGCGAGGGCGCCGGAGCGGTCACCGCCCAGGCCCTGAACGTGTGCGGCGGGCTCGGCAACTACTGA
- the accA gene encoding acetyl-CoA carboxylase carboxyl transferase subunit alpha, which produces MTKTIDQAGPARTEGPEGRRSRPTGWVLCRGCRRPVYGRRFERNLGVCPECDHHHPMTAHERLASLADDGRYETLRFRVTDGDPLGFTDTVPYPERLERARELTGLDEAVVCARAEIEGVAAVLAVMDFRFLGGSLGTAVGELITRAAETAYEERTPLILATASGGARMQEGALSLMQMAKTSAALGRLDEAGVLTVSLICDPTYGGVAASFATLSDVLVAEPGARLGFAGRRVIEQTIRQELPKEFQTAEFLLERGFVDMVVPRQRLRRELGRLLRAGTPSSAAARRDTADPAVRNADALPEPDPWAQVGRARSLERPTAMDYVGLAFQDFQELHGDRVSGDCPAIVGGTAWLGGRPVMVVGQEKGHSLPELTKRNFGMATPAGYRKAARLFRLADKLNLPVVTLVDTPGAYPGADAEEQGQSVAIAENLRLMGQLRVPVVSFVIGEGGSGGALGIAVANQVLMFSDSVYSVITPEGCASIVWKDPVAAPRAAEALRLNSRDLLRMGVVDGVVPEPEGGTGAAPVAAADLLRDALVHELDRLERMTRTELTSDRRARFRQFGSAVTVEAELSAFPQEVR; this is translated from the coding sequence ATGACGAAGACCATCGACCAGGCCGGACCGGCCCGGACGGAGGGACCGGAAGGGCGGCGCTCCCGGCCCACGGGATGGGTCCTGTGCCGGGGCTGCCGGCGCCCCGTCTACGGCCGTCGTTTCGAGCGCAACCTGGGCGTGTGCCCCGAGTGCGACCACCACCACCCGATGACCGCGCACGAGCGGCTGGCGTCACTGGCCGACGACGGCCGCTACGAGACCCTGCGGTTCCGCGTCACCGACGGCGACCCGCTCGGGTTCACCGACACGGTCCCCTACCCCGAACGGCTGGAGCGGGCGCGGGAACTGACCGGGCTCGACGAGGCGGTCGTGTGCGCCCGCGCCGAGATCGAGGGCGTGGCGGCCGTGCTCGCCGTCATGGACTTCCGCTTCCTGGGCGGCAGCCTGGGCACCGCGGTCGGCGAGCTGATCACCCGTGCCGCGGAGACCGCCTACGAGGAGCGCACGCCGCTGATCCTGGCCACCGCCTCGGGCGGGGCCCGGATGCAGGAGGGCGCGCTGTCCCTGATGCAGATGGCCAAGACCAGCGCCGCCCTGGGCCGCCTGGACGAGGCGGGGGTCCTGACCGTCTCGCTGATCTGCGATCCCACCTACGGCGGTGTGGCCGCGTCCTTCGCCACCCTGAGCGACGTGCTCGTGGCCGAGCCCGGGGCCCGGCTGGGCTTCGCCGGACGGCGGGTGATCGAGCAGACCATCCGCCAGGAGCTGCCCAAGGAGTTCCAGACCGCGGAGTTCCTGCTGGAGCGCGGTTTCGTGGACATGGTCGTCCCCCGGCAGCGGCTGCGCCGCGAGCTGGGCCGCTTGCTGAGGGCCGGAACGCCCTCGTCGGCCGCCGCCCGCCGCGACACCGCCGACCCGGCCGTGCGCAACGCCGACGCCCTCCCCGAGCCCGACCCGTGGGCGCAGGTGGGGCGGGCCCGCTCCCTGGAGCGGCCGACCGCCATGGACTACGTGGGGCTGGCCTTCCAGGACTTCCAGGAACTGCACGGCGACCGCGTCTCCGGTGACTGCCCGGCCATCGTCGGCGGCACCGCCTGGCTCGGCGGCCGACCGGTCATGGTGGTCGGCCAGGAGAAGGGGCACTCGCTGCCGGAGCTGACCAAGCGCAACTTCGGGATGGCCACCCCGGCGGGCTACCGCAAGGCCGCCCGGCTGTTCCGGCTGGCCGACAAGCTCAACCTGCCGGTCGTCACCCTGGTCGACACCCCGGGCGCCTACCCCGGCGCGGACGCCGAGGAGCAGGGCCAGTCGGTGGCGATCGCGGAGAACCTGCGGCTGATGGGTCAGCTGCGCGTGCCCGTGGTGTCGTTCGTCATCGGCGAGGGCGGCAGCGGCGGCGCCCTGGGGATCGCGGTCGCCAACCAGGTGCTGATGTTCTCCGACAGCGTCTACTCGGTCATCACCCCCGAGGGCTGCGCCTCGATCGTGTGGAAGGACCCGGTCGCCGCCCCGCGCGCCGCCGAGGCCCTCCGCCTGAACTCGCGCGACCTGCTGCGCATGGGCGTGGTGGACGGCGTGGTGCCCGAGCCCGAGGGCGGCACCGGCGCCGCGCCGGTGGCCGCGGCCGACCTGCTGCGCGACGCCCTCGTCCACGAGCTGGACCGGTTGGAGCGGATGACGCGCACCGAGCTGACCTCCGACCGCCGGGCCCGCTTCCGCCAGTTCGGCTCGGCCGTCACGGTCGAGGCGGAGCTGAGCGCGTTCCCCCAGGAGGTGCGCTGA